A region of Homo sapiens chromosome X, GRCh38.p14 Primary Assembly DNA encodes the following proteins:
- the FRMPD4 gene encoding FERM and PDZ domain-containing protein 4 isoform X1, with amino-acid sequence MAATWSLLCLSHRTKSSGWPPPSGTWGLSQVPPYGWEMTANRDGRDYFINHMTQAIPFDDPRLESCQIIPPAPRKVEMRRDPVLGFGFVAGSEKPVVVRSVTPGGPSEGKLIPGDQIVMINDEPVSAAPRERVIDLVRSCKESILLTVIQPYPSPKSAFISAAKKARLKSNPVKVRFSEEVIINGQVSETVKDNSLLFMPNVLKVYLENGQTKSFRFDCSTSIKDVILTLQEKLSIKGIEHFSLMLEQRTEGAGTKLLLLHEQETLTQVTQRPSSHKMRCLFRISFVPKDPIDLLRRDPVAFEYLYVQSCNDVVQERFGPELKYDIALRLAALQMYIATVTTKQTQKISLKYIEKEWGLETFLPSAVLQSMKEKNIKKALSHLVKANQNLVPPGKKLSALQAKVHYLKFLSDLRLYGGRVFKATLVQAEKRSEVTLLVGPRYGISHVINTKTNLVALLADFSHVNRIEMFSEEESLVRVELHVLDVKPITLLMESSDAMNLACLTAGYYRLLVDSRRSIFNMANKKNTATQETGPENKGKHNLLGPDWNCIPQMTTFIGEGEQEAQITYIDSKQKTVEITDSTMCPKEHRHLYIDNAYSSDGLNQQLSQPGEAPCEADYRSLAQRSLLTLSGPETLKKAQESPRGAKVSFIFGDFALDDGISPPTLGYETLLDEGPEMLEKQRNLYIGSANDMKGLDLTPEAEGIQFVENSVYANIGDVKSFQAAEGIEEPLLHDICYAENTDDAEDEDEVSCEEDLVVGEMNQPAILNLSGSSDDIIDLTSLPPPEGDDNEDDFLLRSLNMAIAAPPPGFRDSSDEEDSQSQAASFPEDKEKGSSLQNDEIPVSLIDAVPTSAEGKCEKGLDNAVVSTLGALEALSVSEEQQTSDNSGVAILRAYSPESSSDSGNETNSSEMTESSELATAQKQSENLSRMFLATHEGYHPLAEEQTEFPASKTPAGGLPPKSSHALAARPATDLPPKVVPSKQLLHSDHMEMEPETMETKSVTDYFSKLHMGSVAYSCTSKRKSKLADGEGKAPPNGNTTGKKQQGTKTAEMEEEASGKFGTVSSRDSQHLSTFNLERTAFRKDSQRWYVATEGGMAEKSGLEAATGKTFPRASGLGAREAEGKEEGAPDGETSDGSGLGQGDRFLTDVTCASSAKDLDNPEDADSSTCDHPSKLPEADESVARLCDYHLAKRMSSLQSEGHFSLQSSQGSSVDAGCGTGSSGSACATPVESPLCPSLGKHLIPDASGKGVNYIPSEERAPGLPNHGATFKELHPQTEGMCPRMTVPALHTAINTEPLFGTLRDGCHRLPKIKETTALTEPGKERRGGMPSAWSQHPEADPILLPSNIHSESKVPIPNQDPNDFSQANQAYGEAVSWRPPDLRGGSLRTPPSQKALRHSSSILSGSVDLETFRERTKGAVSLKCPGITEAQEASSERRAELPLGRKLTKSFSQSSMHLSSEGRFHKRSPVAHKDSKLYRTLPLRKLEGSNWRCRGPFSYCFLNRGQDEDGEEEEERGEATVQVSCLYRPQMTQAMPEPSSPCLAVAIQKQRGELSRGSVLKVWAEDLRDPDDLDFSNLAFDARIARINALKESTYAMPDGFLAAQNDANELLCLVRATKEKREESRPEAYDLTLSQYKQLLSIESRQLGSACRKMAMAEKSPEEMLLAMTSSFQVLCCLTEACMRLVKVVNSETQRQEIVGKIDEVVINYICLLKAAEAATGKNPGDPNVGLSARHSTTMAALVSTLTRSLKRLLNK; translated from the exons tcTCCCAAATCAGCATTTATTAGTGCTGCAAAAAAGGCAAGATTAAAGTCCAATCCTGTCAAAGTACGCTTCTCTGAGGAGGTCATCATCAACGGCCAAGTGTCG GAAACTGTTAAGGACAACTCACTTCTTTTTATGCCAAATGTTTTGAAAGTCTATCTGGAAAATGGGCAGACCAAATCATTTCGTTTTGACTGCAGCACTTCCATTAAG GATGTCATCTTAACCCTTCAAGAGAAGCTCTCCATCAAAGGCATTGAACACTTCTCTCTCATGCTGGAGCAGAGGACAGAAGGGGCTGGAACGAAGCTGCTCTTGCTTCATGAACAGGAGACTCTAACTCAG GTGACACAGAGGCCCAGCTCCCATAAGATGAGATGTCTTTTCCGAATTAGCTTCGTCCCAAAAGATCCAATTGACCTTTTAAGGAGAGATCCAGTTGCTTTCGAGTATCTCTATGTTCAG AGTTGTAACGATGTGGTTCAGGAGCGATTTGGGCCGGAGCTGAAATATGACATAGCCCTGCGGCTGGCCGCATTACAAATGTACATTGCAACCGTTACCACCAAGCAAACGCAGAAAATCTCCCTCAAATACATCGA AAAAGAATGGGGATTAGAGACTTTTCTTCCCTCTGCTGTGCTGCAAAGCATGAAAGAGAAGAACATAAAGAAAGCACTTTCACACCTTGTCAAAGCAAATCAAAACTTGGTACCACCGGGTAAAAAG cTCTCTGCACTACAAGCCAAGGTCCATTATCTCAAGTTCCTCAGTGACCTACGATTGTATGGGGGCCGTGTGTTCAAGGCAACATTagtg CAGGCAGAAAAGCGCTCGGAAGTGACTCTCCTGGTTGGGCCCCGGTATGGCATAAGCCATGTCATCAACACCAAAACCAATCTGGTGGCTCTTTTAGCCGACTTTAGCCACGTCAACAGGATCGAAATGTTTTCCGAGGAGGAGAGCTTGGTGCGGGTAGAACTCCACGTGCTAGATGTGAAG CCTATCACGCTTCTGATGGAATCCTCAGATGCCATGAACCTGGCCTGCTTGACGGCTGGATACTACCGGCTGCTTGTTGATTCCAGGAGGTCGATATTTAACATGGCCAACAAGAAAAACACAGCGACCCAGGAAACAG GACCTGAAAACAAGGGGAAGCATAACCTCCTTGGCCCAGATTGGAACTGTATACCCCAAATGACCACCTTTATTGGCGAAGGGGAACAAGAAGCCCAGATAACATACATAGATTCAAAGCAGAAGACGGTGGAGATCACAGACAGCACCATGTGTCCAAAAGAGCACCGGCACTTGTACATAGACAATGCCTATAGTTCAGATGGACTTAACCAGCAGCTGAGCCAGCCCGGGGAGGCCCCCTGTGAGGCAGACTACAGAAGTCTAGCTCAGCGGTCCCTATTGACCCTCTCAGGACCAGAAACTCTGAAGAAAGCACAGGAATCTCCGAGAGGAGCTAAAGTGTCCTTTATTTTTGGAGACTTCGCCTTGGATGATGGTATTAGTCCCCCAACCCTTGGCTATGAAACGCTACTAGATGAGGGTCCTGAAATGCTGGAGAAGCAGAGAAATCTCTACATTGGCAGTGCCAATGACATGAAGGGCCTGGATCTCACTCCAGAGGCAGAGGGCATCCAGTTTGTGGAAAATTCTGTTTATGCAAACATAGGCGATGTGAAGAGCTTCCAGGCCGCGGAGGGGATCGAGGAACCCCTCTTGCATGACATCTGTTATGCAGAAAACACTGATGACGCGGAGGACGAGGACGAGGTGAGCTGCGAGGAGGACCTCGTGGTGGGGGAGATGAACCAGCCGGCCATCCTCAACCTGTCTGGGTCAAGCGATGACATCATTGACCTCACATCCCTGCCCCCTCCAGAAGGTGATGACAATGAGGATGACTTCCTGTTGCGTTCCTTGAACATGGCCATTGCCGCACCCCCACCTGGCTTTAGAGACAGTTCAGATGAAGAGGACTCTCAGAGCCAGGCAGCTTCCTTCCCCGAGGACAAGGAGAAAGGCAGCAGCCTGCAAAATGATGAGATCCCCGTGTCCCTCATTGACGCTGTGCCCACCAGCGCCGAAGGCAAGTGTGAGAAGGGACTGGATAATGCCGTCGTCTCCACGCTGGGAGCTCTAGAGGCTCTATCCGTGTCAGAAGAACAGCAGACCAGTGACAATTCAG GTGTAGCCATCTTGCGGGCTTATAGTCCTGAGTCTTCGTCAGACTCGGGCAATGAAACTAACTCTTCTGAAATGACTGAGAGTTCTGAACTGGCCACAGCACAAAAACAGTCAGAAAACCTCTCCCGCATGTTCTTGGCCACTCACGAAGGCTACCACCCCCTTGCAGAAGAGCAGACCGAGTTCCCGGCCTCCAAGACCCCCGCTGGGGGCTTGCCTCCAAAGTCCTCGCACGCCCTGGCTGCTAGGCCAGCAACCGACCTCCCGCCCAAAGTTGTGCCTTCCAAGCAGTTACTTCACTCAGACCACATGGAGATGGAGCCTGAAACTATGGAGACTAAGTCGGTCACTGACTATTTTAGCAAACTGCACATGGGGTCGGTGGCATACTCCTGCACTAGCAAAAGGAAAAGCAAGCTGGCCGATGGTGAGGGGAAGGCACCCCCTAATGGGAAcacaacaggaaaaaaacagcAGGGGACCAAAACggcagagatggaggaggaggccaGTGGTAAATTTGGTACTGTGTCTTCACGAGACAGTCAACACCTGAGCACTTTTAATCTGGAGAGAACTGCCTTTCGCAAGGACAGTCAAAGATGGTATGTGGCCACTGAAGGTGGGATGGCTGAAAAAAGTGGATTAGAAGCAGCAACAGGGAAAACCTTTCCAAGAGCTTCTGGTCTTGGGGCAAGGGAGGccgaagggaaggaagaaggagctCCTGATGGAGAAACCAGTGATGGCTCAGGACTTGGTCAAGGGGACCGCTTCTTAACTGACGTGACCTGTGCATCTTCAGCCAAAGACTTAGATAACCCAGAGGACGCTGACTCGTCCACCTGCGACCATCCTTCCAAGCTTCCTGAGGCTGATGAGAGTGTGGCCCGCCTTTGTGACTACCACTTGGCCAAGCGGATGTCATCACTGCAAAGCGAGGGCCATTTTTCTCTGCAGAGCTCCCAAGGCTCTTCAGTGGATGCAGGCTGTGGCACAGGCAGCAGTGGCAGTGCCTGTGCCACACCCGTGGAGTCGCCGCTCTGCCCCTCCCTGGGGAAGCACTTGATTCCTGACGCTTCTGGGAAAGGCGTGAATTACATTCCTTCAGAGGAGAGAGCCCCTGGGCTTCCCAACCACGGAGCCACCTTTAAGGAACTGCACCCACAGACAGAAGGGATGTGTCCACGGATGACAGTGCCTGCTCTGCACACAGCCATTAACACCGAACCCCTGTTTGGCACATTGAGAGATGGATGCCATCGGCTCCCCAAGATTAAGGAAACCACAG CTTTGACAGAGCCTGGGAAGGAGAGACGAGGAGGCATGCCTTCAGCTTGGTCTCAACATCCTGAAGCTGATCCCATCCTGCTACCATCAAACATTCACTCGGAATCAAAGGTGCCAATTCCAAATCAAGACCCTAATGATTTCTCCCAAGCAAATCAGGCATACGGAGAGGCTGTGAGCTGGCGGCCACCGGATCTGAGAGGGGGGAGCCTCAGGACACCTCCCAGCCAGAAGGCTCTGAGACATAGCAGCAGTATCCTCTCCGGATCTGTCGATTTGGAGACCTTCCGAGAGAGAACCAAGGGTGCAGTCAGCTTAAAGTGTCCAGGCATCACAGAAGCACAGGAGGCCAGTTCTGAAAGGCGAGCAGAACTCCCCCTGGGGAGGAAGCTCACCAAAAGTTTTTCCCAAAGCTCAATGCACTTGAGCTCTGAGGGGAGGTTTCACAAAAGGTCCCCAGTGGCTCATAAAGACTCAAAGCTGTATAGGACATTACCCTTGCGGAAGCTGGAGGGCAGCAATTGGAGATGCCGGGGACCCTTCAGCTATTGCTTCCTGAACCGAGGGCAGGATGAAGAtggtgaggaagaagaggagaggggagaggccaCCGTCCAGGTCTCTTGCCTCTATAGACCACAGATGACTCAAGCCATGCCAGAACCAAGCAGCCCATGCCTGGCTGTGGCGATTCAGAAGCAACGAGGGGAGCTATCCAGAGGGTCAGTGCTGAAGGTCTGGGCAGAAGACCTGCGAGACCCAGATGACTTGGACTTCAGCAACCTGGCTTTTGATGCCCGGATTGCAAGAATAAATGCCCTAAAGGAGAGCACATATGCAATGCCTGATGGGTTCCTTGCAGCCCAAAATGATGCCAATGAGCTGCTCTGTCTCGTCAGGGCAAccaaggagaagagggaggagtcACGCCCTGAAGCGTACGACCTTACACTTTCTCAGTACAAGCAACTGTTATCCATTGAGTCCAGACAGTTGGGAAGTGCCTGTAGGAAAATGGCGATGGCTGAGAAAAGCCCGGAGGAGATGCTCCTAGCTATGACTTCCAGCTTTCAAGTGCTCTGTTGCCTAACAGAAGCTTGCATGCGATTAGTTAAAGTCGTGAACTCAGAAACACAGCGGCAGGAAATTGTAGGGAAGATCGATGAAGTGGTCATAAATTACATTTGTCTACTGAAAGCTGCCGAAGCAGCCACTGGAAAGAACCCTGGGGACCCTAATGTTGGACTCTCGGCGCGACACTCAACCACCATGGCCGCTCTCGTAAGCACACTGACACGTTCTCTCAAGAggcttttaaacaaataa
- the FRMPD4 gene encoding FERM and PDZ domain-containing protein 4 isoform c (isoform c is encoded by transcript variant 3), whose translation MDVFSFVKIAKLSSHRTKSSGWPPPSGTWGLSQVPPYGWEMTANRDGRDYFINHMTQAIPFDDPRLESCQIIPPAPRKVEMRRDPVLGFGFVAGSEKPVVVRSVTPGGPSEGKLIPGDQIVMINDEPVSAAPRERVIDLVRSCKESILLTVIQPYPSPKSAFISAAKKARLKSNPVKVRFSEEVIINGQVSETVKDNSLLFMPNVLKVYLENGQTKSFRFDCSTSIKDVILTLQEKLSIKGIEHFSLMLEQRTEGAGTKLLLLHEQETLTQVTQRPSSHKMRCLFRISFVPKDPIDLLRRDPVAFEYLYVQSCNDVVQERFGPELKYDIALRLAALQMYIATVTTKQTQKISLKYIEKEWGLETFLPSAVLQSMKEKNIKKALSHLVKANQNLVPPGKKLSALQAKVHYLKFLSDLRLYGGRVFKATLVQAEKRSEVTLLVGPRYGISHVINTKTNLVALLADFSHVNRIEMFSEEESLVRVELHVLDVKPITLLMESSDAMNLACLTAGYYRLLVDSRRSIFNMANKKNTATQETGPENKGKHNLLGPDWNCIPQMTTFIGEGEQEAQITYIDSKQKTVEITDSTMCPKEHRHLYIDNAYSSDGLNQQLSQPGEAPCEADYRSLAQRSLLTLSGPETLKKAQESPRGAKVSFIFGDFALDDGISPPTLGYETLLDEGPEMLEKQRNLYIGSANDMKGLDLTPEAEGIQFVENSVYANIGDVKSFQAAEGIEEPLLHDICYAENTDDAEDEDEVSCEEDLVVGEMNQPAILNLSGSSDDIIDLTSLPPPEGDDNEDDFLLRSLNMAIAAPPPGFRDSSDEEDSQSQAASFPEDKEKGSSLQNDEIPVSLIDAVPTSAEGKCEKGLDNAVVSTLGALEALSVSEEQQTSDNSGVAILRAYSPESSSDSGNETNSSEMTESSELATAQKQSENLSRMFLATHEGYHPLAEEQTEFPASKTPAGGLPPKSSHALAARPATDLPPKVVPSKQLLHSDHMEMEPETMETKSVTDYFSKLHMGSVAYSCTSKRKSKLADGEGKAPPNGNTTGKKQQGTKTAEMEEEASGKFGTVSSRDSQHLSTFNLERTAFRKDSQRWYVATEGGMAEKSGLEAATGKTFPRASGLGAREAEGKEEGAPDGETSDGSGLGQGDRFLTDVTCASSAKDLDNPEDADSSTCDHPSKLPEADESVARLCDYHLAKRMSSLQSEGHFSLQSSQGSSVDAGCGTGSSGSACATPVESPLCPSLGKHLIPDASGKGVNYIPSEERAPGLPNHGATFKELHPQTEGMCPRMTVPALHTAINTEPLFGTLRDGCHRLPKIKETTALTEPGKERRGGMPSAWSQHPEADPILLPSNIHSESKVPIPNQDPNDFSQANQAYGEAVSWRPPDLRGGSLRTPPSQKALRHSSSILSGSVDLETFRERTKGAVSLKCPGITEAQEASSERRAELPLGRKLTKSFSQSSMHLSSEGRFHKRSPVAHKDSKLYRTLPLRKLEGSNWRCRGPFSYCFLNRGQDEDGEEEEERGEATVQVSCLYRPQMTQAMPEPSSPCLAVAIQKQRGELSRGSVLKVWAEDLRDPDDLDFSNLAFDARIARINALKESTYAMPDGFLAAQNDANELLCLVRATKEKREESRPEAYDLTLSQYKQLLSIESRQLGSACRKMAMAEKSPEEMLLAMTSSFQVLCCLTEACMRLVKVVNSETQRQEIVGKIDEVVINYICLLKAAEAATGKNPGDPNVGLSARHSTTMAALVSTLTRSLKRLLNK comes from the exons tcTCCCAAATCAGCATTTATTAGTGCTGCAAAAAAGGCAAGATTAAAGTCCAATCCTGTCAAAGTACGCTTCTCTGAGGAGGTCATCATCAACGGCCAAGTGTCG GAAACTGTTAAGGACAACTCACTTCTTTTTATGCCAAATGTTTTGAAAGTCTATCTGGAAAATGGGCAGACCAAATCATTTCGTTTTGACTGCAGCACTTCCATTAAG GATGTCATCTTAACCCTTCAAGAGAAGCTCTCCATCAAAGGCATTGAACACTTCTCTCTCATGCTGGAGCAGAGGACAGAAGGGGCTGGAACGAAGCTGCTCTTGCTTCATGAACAGGAGACTCTAACTCAG GTGACACAGAGGCCCAGCTCCCATAAGATGAGATGTCTTTTCCGAATTAGCTTCGTCCCAAAAGATCCAATTGACCTTTTAAGGAGAGATCCAGTTGCTTTCGAGTATCTCTATGTTCAG AGTTGTAACGATGTGGTTCAGGAGCGATTTGGGCCGGAGCTGAAATATGACATAGCCCTGCGGCTGGCCGCATTACAAATGTACATTGCAACCGTTACCACCAAGCAAACGCAGAAAATCTCCCTCAAATACATCGA AAAAGAATGGGGATTAGAGACTTTTCTTCCCTCTGCTGTGCTGCAAAGCATGAAAGAGAAGAACATAAAGAAAGCACTTTCACACCTTGTCAAAGCAAATCAAAACTTGGTACCACCGGGTAAAAAG cTCTCTGCACTACAAGCCAAGGTCCATTATCTCAAGTTCCTCAGTGACCTACGATTGTATGGGGGCCGTGTGTTCAAGGCAACATTagtg CAGGCAGAAAAGCGCTCGGAAGTGACTCTCCTGGTTGGGCCCCGGTATGGCATAAGCCATGTCATCAACACCAAAACCAATCTGGTGGCTCTTTTAGCCGACTTTAGCCACGTCAACAGGATCGAAATGTTTTCCGAGGAGGAGAGCTTGGTGCGGGTAGAACTCCACGTGCTAGATGTGAAG CCTATCACGCTTCTGATGGAATCCTCAGATGCCATGAACCTGGCCTGCTTGACGGCTGGATACTACCGGCTGCTTGTTGATTCCAGGAGGTCGATATTTAACATGGCCAACAAGAAAAACACAGCGACCCAGGAAACAG GACCTGAAAACAAGGGGAAGCATAACCTCCTTGGCCCAGATTGGAACTGTATACCCCAAATGACCACCTTTATTGGCGAAGGGGAACAAGAAGCCCAGATAACATACATAGATTCAAAGCAGAAGACGGTGGAGATCACAGACAGCACCATGTGTCCAAAAGAGCACCGGCACTTGTACATAGACAATGCCTATAGTTCAGATGGACTTAACCAGCAGCTGAGCCAGCCCGGGGAGGCCCCCTGTGAGGCAGACTACAGAAGTCTAGCTCAGCGGTCCCTATTGACCCTCTCAGGACCAGAAACTCTGAAGAAAGCACAGGAATCTCCGAGAGGAGCTAAAGTGTCCTTTATTTTTGGAGACTTCGCCTTGGATGATGGTATTAGTCCCCCAACCCTTGGCTATGAAACGCTACTAGATGAGGGTCCTGAAATGCTGGAGAAGCAGAGAAATCTCTACATTGGCAGTGCCAATGACATGAAGGGCCTGGATCTCACTCCAGAGGCAGAGGGCATCCAGTTTGTGGAAAATTCTGTTTATGCAAACATAGGCGATGTGAAGAGCTTCCAGGCCGCGGAGGGGATCGAGGAACCCCTCTTGCATGACATCTGTTATGCAGAAAACACTGATGACGCGGAGGACGAGGACGAGGTGAGCTGCGAGGAGGACCTCGTGGTGGGGGAGATGAACCAGCCGGCCATCCTCAACCTGTCTGGGTCAAGCGATGACATCATTGACCTCACATCCCTGCCCCCTCCAGAAGGTGATGACAATGAGGATGACTTCCTGTTGCGTTCCTTGAACATGGCCATTGCCGCACCCCCACCTGGCTTTAGAGACAGTTCAGATGAAGAGGACTCTCAGAGCCAGGCAGCTTCCTTCCCCGAGGACAAGGAGAAAGGCAGCAGCCTGCAAAATGATGAGATCCCCGTGTCCCTCATTGACGCTGTGCCCACCAGCGCCGAAGGCAAGTGTGAGAAGGGACTGGATAATGCCGTCGTCTCCACGCTGGGAGCTCTAGAGGCTCTATCCGTGTCAGAAGAACAGCAGACCAGTGACAATTCAG GTGTAGCCATCTTGCGGGCTTATAGTCCTGAGTCTTCGTCAGACTCGGGCAATGAAACTAACTCTTCTGAAATGACTGAGAGTTCTGAACTGGCCACAGCACAAAAACAGTCAGAAAACCTCTCCCGCATGTTCTTGGCCACTCACGAAGGCTACCACCCCCTTGCAGAAGAGCAGACCGAGTTCCCGGCCTCCAAGACCCCCGCTGGGGGCTTGCCTCCAAAGTCCTCGCACGCCCTGGCTGCTAGGCCAGCAACCGACCTCCCGCCCAAAGTTGTGCCTTCCAAGCAGTTACTTCACTCAGACCACATGGAGATGGAGCCTGAAACTATGGAGACTAAGTCGGTCACTGACTATTTTAGCAAACTGCACATGGGGTCGGTGGCATACTCCTGCACTAGCAAAAGGAAAAGCAAGCTGGCCGATGGTGAGGGGAAGGCACCCCCTAATGGGAAcacaacaggaaaaaaacagcAGGGGACCAAAACggcagagatggaggaggaggccaGTGGTAAATTTGGTACTGTGTCTTCACGAGACAGTCAACACCTGAGCACTTTTAATCTGGAGAGAACTGCCTTTCGCAAGGACAGTCAAAGATGGTATGTGGCCACTGAAGGTGGGATGGCTGAAAAAAGTGGATTAGAAGCAGCAACAGGGAAAACCTTTCCAAGAGCTTCTGGTCTTGGGGCAAGGGAGGccgaagggaaggaagaaggagctCCTGATGGAGAAACCAGTGATGGCTCAGGACTTGGTCAAGGGGACCGCTTCTTAACTGACGTGACCTGTGCATCTTCAGCCAAAGACTTAGATAACCCAGAGGACGCTGACTCGTCCACCTGCGACCATCCTTCCAAGCTTCCTGAGGCTGATGAGAGTGTGGCCCGCCTTTGTGACTACCACTTGGCCAAGCGGATGTCATCACTGCAAAGCGAGGGCCATTTTTCTCTGCAGAGCTCCCAAGGCTCTTCAGTGGATGCAGGCTGTGGCACAGGCAGCAGTGGCAGTGCCTGTGCCACACCCGTGGAGTCGCCGCTCTGCCCCTCCCTGGGGAAGCACTTGATTCCTGACGCTTCTGGGAAAGGCGTGAATTACATTCCTTCAGAGGAGAGAGCCCCTGGGCTTCCCAACCACGGAGCCACCTTTAAGGAACTGCACCCACAGACAGAAGGGATGTGTCCACGGATGACAGTGCCTGCTCTGCACACAGCCATTAACACCGAACCCCTGTTTGGCACATTGAGAGATGGATGCCATCGGCTCCCCAAGATTAAGGAAACCACAG CTTTGACAGAGCCTGGGAAGGAGAGACGAGGAGGCATGCCTTCAGCTTGGTCTCAACATCCTGAAGCTGATCCCATCCTGCTACCATCAAACATTCACTCGGAATCAAAGGTGCCAATTCCAAATCAAGACCCTAATGATTTCTCCCAAGCAAATCAGGCATACGGAGAGGCTGTGAGCTGGCGGCCACCGGATCTGAGAGGGGGGAGCCTCAGGACACCTCCCAGCCAGAAGGCTCTGAGACATAGCAGCAGTATCCTCTCCGGATCTGTCGATTTGGAGACCTTCCGAGAGAGAACCAAGGGTGCAGTCAGCTTAAAGTGTCCAGGCATCACAGAAGCACAGGAGGCCAGTTCTGAAAGGCGAGCAGAACTCCCCCTGGGGAGGAAGCTCACCAAAAGTTTTTCCCAAAGCTCAATGCACTTGAGCTCTGAGGGGAGGTTTCACAAAAGGTCCCCAGTGGCTCATAAAGACTCAAAGCTGTATAGGACATTACCCTTGCGGAAGCTGGAGGGCAGCAATTGGAGATGCCGGGGACCCTTCAGCTATTGCTTCCTGAACCGAGGGCAGGATGAAGAtggtgaggaagaagaggagaggggagaggccaCCGTCCAGGTCTCTTGCCTCTATAGACCACAGATGACTCAAGCCATGCCAGAACCAAGCAGCCCATGCCTGGCTGTGGCGATTCAGAAGCAACGAGGGGAGCTATCCAGAGGGTCAGTGCTGAAGGTCTGGGCAGAAGACCTGCGAGACCCAGATGACTTGGACTTCAGCAACCTGGCTTTTGATGCCCGGATTGCAAGAATAAATGCCCTAAAGGAGAGCACATATGCAATGCCTGATGGGTTCCTTGCAGCCCAAAATGATGCCAATGAGCTGCTCTGTCTCGTCAGGGCAAccaaggagaagagggaggagtcACGCCCTGAAGCGTACGACCTTACACTTTCTCAGTACAAGCAACTGTTATCCATTGAGTCCAGACAGTTGGGAAGTGCCTGTAGGAAAATGGCGATGGCTGAGAAAAGCCCGGAGGAGATGCTCCTAGCTATGACTTCCAGCTTTCAAGTGCTCTGTTGCCTAACAGAAGCTTGCATGCGATTAGTTAAAGTCGTGAACTCAGAAACACAGCGGCAGGAAATTGTAGGGAAGATCGATGAAGTGGTCATAAATTACATTTGTCTACTGAAAGCTGCCGAAGCAGCCACTGGAAAGAACCCTGGGGACCCTAATGTTGGACTCTCGGCGCGACACTCAACCACCATGGCCGCTCTCGTAAGCACACTGACACGTTCTCTCAAGAggcttttaaacaaataa